The Chlorobaculum sp. MV4-Y genome contains the following window.
CACCAGAGTCTTGCACATGCACGGCACCACGGAAGGCCGCGACCACAACTCGCTCGCGTACATGCGCCCTGAAGCGCTCGACCTGGTGGTCGAAGCGTTGCGCAAGGCGGAGGGCGAAGCGAAGGTGTTCACGTTGGAGATATTCTCGGAGGCCGATTTTCTGTCGTCTGTCGAGACGCTTGAACGATTTTCATCATGATCCGAACCATCGCTGATTCATCAAACCCAATTCAATCGAGCCCATGCCTGAAGTAATTTATGTGACCGGCGGAGCACGGAGCGGGAAGAGCAGTTATGCGCTTCGGCTTGCGGAACCCTACGAGTGCCGGGTCTTTCTGGCCACCGCCGAGGCGTTCGATGGCGAGATGCAACGGCGCATCGACAAGCACAAGGAGGAGCGCGAGGGGCAGTTCACCACCGTCGAGGAGCCGCTTTTCATCGACCGCGCTTTGCGCAATCTCCCGGAAGGAACCGGCGTGGTACTGCTCGATTGCCTGACCGTGTGGCTGGGCAACATGATGCACCACCTCGGCGCGGAGTCGGCAATTGCTGAACGGATCGACGCACTGCTCGACGTCCTCAAAGAGCCGCCGTGCGACATCATCCTCGTCTCCAACGAGGTCGGCATGGGCATCGTGCCGGAAAACGCGATGGCCCGAGAGTTTCGCGACCTGGCCGGAACGCTCAACCGCAAGGTGGCCGAACGCGCCACGCAGGCGTACCTGCTGTGCAGTGGTTTGCCGCTTGTGCTCAAAAATATTCATTCGTAACCATCAAACTGTACCATCCATGAACGACCGTTTTCAGCAGCTTCTCGCCTCCATCAAGCCTGTCGATATGTCGCTTTCGGGCGCGATTCAGGCTCATCTCGATGATCTCACCAAACCTCAGGGGAGCCTTGGGCGGCTCGAAGAGATTGCCATGAAATATTGCATCGCCACCGGCACGACAAAGCCTTCGCTGTCCAAAAAGAAGGTGTTTTGCTTCGCGGGCGATCATGGCGTGGCAGCCGAGGGCGTGTCGGCCTATCCCGCCGAGGTGACGCCGCAGATGGTTTATAACATGCTTGGCGGCGGGGCAGCCATCAACGTGCTGTCGCGGCATGCCGGGGCCGATCTCGAAATTGTCGATATGGGGGTGAATCACGACTTCGCGGAGCATCCGATGCTGCGCCGCTGCAAGGTAAAGCATGGTTCGGCGAACATAGCCGAAGGCCCGGCGATGAGTGTCGATGAAACCCTGCAGGCGATCATGAGCGGCGCGGAGCTGGCCATCGAGGCGCGCGAGCAGGGGTACGAATTGCTCGCGACGGGCGAGATGGGTATCGCTAACACGACGCCCGCAACGGCGCTCTACTCGGTGCTGCTCGATATGCCGGTGAACGCAATCACCGGGCGTGGCACTGGCATCGACCACGAGCGGCTCCATCACAAGATCGCGGTGATCGAGAAGGCGATCGAGGTCAATCGCAAGAGCCTCGCCACCCCGCTTGAAGTGCTGGCGGCGCTGGGTGGCTTCGAGATTGCGGGCATCTGCGGGCTGATTCTCGGCGCGGCGTCGGTTGGAATGCCGGTGGTCGTCGATGGTTTTATCTCCAGCTCGGCGGCGGTCTGCGCCATCAAGCTTTCGTGCAAGGTGAGCGACTACCTCTTTTTCAGCCACCTCTCGAACGAGCAGGGGCACCGCGCGGTGATGCAGAAGCTCGGCGCGAGGCCGATCCTCGACCTCGATTTGCGGCTCGGTGAGGGCACCGGCGCGGCGATGGTGATGCAGGT
Protein-coding sequences here:
- the cobU gene encoding bifunctional adenosylcobinamide kinase/adenosylcobinamide-phosphate guanylyltransferase codes for the protein MPEVIYVTGGARSGKSSYALRLAEPYECRVFLATAEAFDGEMQRRIDKHKEEREGQFTTVEEPLFIDRALRNLPEGTGVVLLDCLTVWLGNMMHHLGAESAIAERIDALLDVLKEPPCDIILVSNEVGMGIVPENAMAREFRDLAGTLNRKVAERATQAYLLCSGLPLVLKNIHS
- the cobT gene encoding nicotinate-nucleotide--dimethylbenzimidazole phosphoribosyltransferase produces the protein MNDRFQQLLASIKPVDMSLSGAIQAHLDDLTKPQGSLGRLEEIAMKYCIATGTTKPSLSKKKVFCFAGDHGVAAEGVSAYPAEVTPQMVYNMLGGGAAINVLSRHAGADLEIVDMGVNHDFAEHPMLRRCKVKHGSANIAEGPAMSVDETLQAIMSGAELAIEAREQGYELLATGEMGIANTTPATALYSVLLDMPVNAITGRGTGIDHERLHHKIAVIEKAIEVNRKSLATPLEVLAALGGFEIAGICGLILGAASVGMPVVVDGFISSSAAVCAIKLSCKVSDYLFFSHLSNEQGHRAVMQKLGARPILDLDLRLGEGTGAAMVMQVIEAAVKICNEMATFSSAGVSGKND